A window from Felis catus isolate Fca126 chromosome B1, F.catus_Fca126_mat1.0, whole genome shotgun sequence encodes these proteins:
- the CPLX1 gene encoding complexin-1 isoform X2 → MEFVMKQALGGATKDMGKMLGGDEEKDPDAAKKEEERQEALRQEEEERKAKYAKMEAEREAMRQGIRDKYGIKKKEEREAEAQAAMEANSEGSLTRPKKAIPPGCGDEPEEEDESILDTVIKYLPGPLQDMFKK, encoded by the exons GGGCCACAAAAGACATGGGGAAGATGCTCGGGGGTGACGAGGAGAAGGACCCCGATGCGgccaagaaggaggaggagcgCCAGGAAGCCCTacggcaggaggaggaggagcgcaAAGCCAAGTACGCCAAGATGGAGGCGGAACGCGAGGCCATGCGGCAGGGCATCCGAGACAAG tACGGCATCAAGAAGAAGGAAGAGCGTGAGGCTGAGGCCCAGGCCGCCATGGAGGCCAATTCGGAGGGCAGCCTGACGCGGCCGAAGAAAGCCATCCCGCCCGGCTGTGGGGACGAGCCGGAGGAGGAGGACGAGAGCATCCTGGACACCGTCATCAAGTACCTGCCCGGGCCGCTGCAGGACATGTTCAAGAAGTAA